The Cyprinus carpio isolate SPL01 chromosome B22, ASM1834038v1, whole genome shotgun sequence genome contains the following window.
ATCGCGCATGTTTGCAGCAGTGCCCCACCACTTACATTGAATACAAGAACCTgagagtttttgtttaaaaacggAAGTGGAAAAGTCCAAGCATTCTAATAAAGAATGAATTGAGTTTAATATATCGGCTACAACAGGGTTTAATTGGCCGCGGAGGAACACAACTGGGGTTGCCTGATATAAGGAGATGCAATCCCTGAAAAAGAGCTTCACATTTGCTCAATACAGGAAATATCTACCAAGGTGTTACTTATttttgtcaacctggcaaccatgtgcacGCGCTGTCTTTCCAACAGGGCTTGAAAGAAtcaatattttaacgtttctgttcctgcgttcctctgtaTTATTACTGTTCCGAAACTGGTTCGGGTagaagaaataccggttaataatgttatttttttaaaacaattttctttgcccataataggctaataataggAAAATAAAGAAAGgtagttttatggttttatttgaatgtagGCTTCTGTGTAACAGGCaataaatttatatactttttaaggtttttattgtatttttaagatatttaaaaattgtttgctGCATTGTTCAAAAACACTACTTGTACAAGATTGcgttttgagagtaaaaaaacccaaaaaacataaGTCGCGTAGGCTCACGTCACATTTTAATAGCCCTAGTACATTCAGAAATATTGTAGGCTAAAATGCCagtaggctaaagcaaaatgtttatacattataaacacagttattagtttctctcaaCAAATCTTCTAAAGTTAAGGCTATGCGTTTTAGTTCTCTCATTCGtcatgaatccaaatgtttcaGGGCTGCTCTGCtctgttgtttacatttaaattgttttaatttaagcataaaatatttctttatttttgtagatgtttcagcaaaagaaaaggaaaggctACACTAAATGCTACCTcaattgtttgcatttttaatttaggttttaataaatatttatgcataataaatgttcatttagtttcaccaattttttgcatgtttctcaTTTACTGTTATTACATATTTATCGGCCTAATAACGGCCAATCGGCCAGATTGATTTCTCAATATGGCATCggccaattaaaaataaaaatcccatatggTCGACCACTAGTATTTATATGTAAGCACTGACAACACTTCATTTTgctgcattcattcatttgtatttCATACTGACTGAGACTGCTGATACTTacattttgattgttattttgaTTGTAATAAATATCATGTCAAATCCATTGCACTGTGTTGTCTCTCTTAATATTACATCTTTAAGCCAGGTGTAACATAGGGAcatataattaatcaattaaaaaatgcattaaaatgattgtCATTTTTTATAACAGTTGTCTTTTTTCTGCTATTACATCAGGGCTCACTTTTATGTCCTTTCGATTCATATTCCTGTCTCCTGAAAATGTTTGACACTTTCTTTCATTTCAGACTATAAAGAAGAGAACGAGGAGAGTGAAGTGGAGGAGAAACATCATGTCAAACCTGAAGAGAAACTTTTGAGTGGCTtgcaaactaaaaataaattcttaaaggaaaaaagagctgagaaatcattcacctgcactcagtgtggaaagagtttcgcaTACAAACAAAGTCTTAGAAACCACACGAGGACCCATATGGGAGAAAGACCACAcaaatgtgatcaatgtggaaagagtttcacgcGTTCATCATTCCTTAAAGAACACATGAGAATCCATACAGGAGAAAAGCCACACatttgtgatcagtgcgggaagagcttCACACGCAAACAAAGTCTTAGAAACCACATGAGGACCCACACGGGAGAAAGACCGCAcaaatgtgatcaatgtggaaagagaTTCACGCGTTCATCATCCCTTAAAGAACATATGAGAATCCATAACAGAGAAAAGCTGtccacatgtgatcaatgtggcaAAACATTTCTTGATTCATCATCCCTGAAGAAACACCTGACAGTTCATACGAAagagaagccacattcatgttcttcatgtggaaagagtttttcccTGAGGCGAAGTGTAATATTACATCAGAAAACACATATTGGTGTAAGAGATTATATCTGTTTTCAGTGTGGGAAGACTTTTAATTCGGAATCCCATTTAAAGCAGCACCAGatagttcacactggagaaaaaccacacaagtgttcacactgcgacaagagattcagtctgTCAGGAAATCTGAATagacatgagaggatccacactggagagaaaccgcacACGTGTGTTCAGTGCGGGAAGagcttcacacacaaacaaagtctTAGAAACCACATGAGTATCCACACGGGAGAAaagccacacacatgtgatcagtgtggaaagagtttcacgcGTTCATCCACCCTTAAAATACACATGAGGGTCCACACCGGAGAAAAGCCGTACGCGTGTGATCAATGCAGCAAAACATTTCTTGAATCATCAGTCCTGAAGAAACACCTGACAGTTCATATGAAGGAGAAGCCATATCCATGTTCTTTATGTGGAAAGAGCTTTTCCCTGCACCAAACGttaaaatcacatcagaaaacaCATACTGGTGTAAGAGATTATGTGTGCTTTGAGTGTGGGAAGACTTTCATTTTGGAATACAATTTAAAACGGCaccagaggattcacactggagagaaaccttacaagtgttcacactgtgacaagagattcactCAGTCAgcacatctgaaaacacatgagaggattcacgcTGAAGGCATGATTAGTGACGGGACATTTACATTACATGTCAACTAGATAAGCCCTAGAGAGAGATCCCCTGTGAAGAAGATCGTGTTAACTAGACAGCCATCGGGACAAGAGCATTGTGAACGATCTGGCCTTTTGGTTGCAGTCTGGTATTTGTTGAAGACTGTTCTGGTTTTCgtctgagcctggtttctcccaaggttttttctccattttgtcatcgatggagttttgtttccttgccactgtcgcctttggcttgcttagttggggacacttgactgattgcaaAGACATTATTGAAAGAGAGCTGAACTGAATGATGATTTCACTGAATCGACAAtaacaaagcagtgctgcgctACTGCGCTACAGTGCTGCGCTTCTGTTTCTGACACCCATTTGTTAAGGAGCAGAAATATCATGTTTTATATTAGTGATGGAAAAGAGATTACAGTACCTCTGTAAAAAACTAAGTCGGTCACATTAGTTACAGTTGCTGTTTTTATAAAAGTgcagttatttttgttacatgtaaaatttcaaactttaaatgtCTAACGAAAATGTGTATTTTCGCTTACTGTGCTTTGTCTGCTTGAGGTGCTGGAACTCGTTCTGGAAAGTTTAATGGAGACACACTCTCTGGACAAACATTTAAGCAAAGCATTTTCTggctgagaataaaaaaaaagactgaaagcacataaaaatgcaagtgaattgattttttttttttttttgaacattcttgtatttcacatttatttaaccCTCCTACTGTTAACTTTGTGTTACCGTTTATGGTGTGTTTATAAGAGtgatttgtaaaaaaacaaataaaaaaattctctcaTCAGTAGGTTTATGCTGTTTTTTGAGATATGAAGTACTTTACCTATTTACCACAAAATTCCTCAACTATACCAATAGcttgcatataaaatattacatttgacttaataaaaaataaa
Protein-coding sequences here:
- the LOC109068810 gene encoding gastrula zinc finger protein XlCGF57.1-like isoform X5; its protein translation is MLDFPSVYKCRRASDHQEEMESIKTEFIKEESENMSDPEPCRIKHTEEQKDYKEENEESEVEEKHHVKPEEKLLSGLQTKNKFLKEKRAEKSFTCTQCGKSFAYKQSLRNHTRTHMGERPHKCDQCGKSFTRSSFLKEHMRIHTGEKPHICDQCGKSFTRKQSLRNHMRTHTGERPHKCDQCGKRFTRSSSLKEHMRIHNREKLSTCDQCGKTFLDSSSLKKHLTVHTKEKPHSCSSCGKSFSLRRSVILHQKTHIGVRDYICFQCGKTFNSESHLKQHQIVHTGEKPHKCSHCDKRFSLSGNLNRHERIHTGEKPHTCVQCGKSFTHKQSLRNHMSIHTGEKPHTCDQCGKSFTRSSTLKIHMRVHTGEKPYACDQCSKTFLESSVLKKHLTVHMKEKPYPCSLCGKSFSLHQTLKSHQKTHTGVRDYVCFECGKTFILEYNLKRHQRIHTGEKPYKCSHCDKRFTQSAHLKTHERIHAEGMISDGTFTLHVN